The DNA sequence GGGAGCGGCGGAGACGAATCGGGATACCATGGGGGAGGAGGATATGATGGATCATCATGGTATGACGGATCATACTGATCCGGAAAACGTTCGAGCAGGTACTCTCCGGCGTACCCTCCGGGGATCGACCCCGCTCTCCGGATGAAAACAGATGGATCTCTCTTTGTCGCGGTGAGTATATATCCTTCTTCTGCAGCCCGAATGTGTCTTCGTCTCTTGTATTCTCCTCCTTCCTGATGATGGATCATACTCTGAAGAATGATCATACGCTGAAGGAGTACTAGAGACTTTTTCCGAGTGACCACCAGAAGAGCGGCCCCCATCCCCTGATCAGGTCGATGGAACACTCCCGAACCGCACGGTGAAGAGGGATTATCCCGGACAGTCTACCTTCTCTGCATGGAAGCGAGATATCACCATGACCCGGCGACTGAAGAGACGATCCCCCTCCCGCAGAAGGCCTGGACACCCCGGCGGCGGCACCGTGTCACCTTCAGCCTGGATCCATCCCTTGCCCTCCCCCTTGAGAAGTACCGGGCCGACGGGGGAAACCCGTCCCGGCTCGCCTCCCGCCTCCTCTGCCTCTACTTCGATGGCGAGATCGCCCAGCCCGGCAGGGAGGTGCACTTCTCCTATCTCCGGGACCAGATCGCAGAGAAGACCGCCGAGATCACCCGGCTCTCAACGCTTCTTGAGAAGGTGGAGCAGGAGGATGAGGAGGAGAAGAGGAAGGCCTTGGCGGTGAGAGACCGGCAGCGGGAGGCCATCAGGACGGAGTTTGCCGATGCCACCGCCCATCCCGCCCTCTGGAAGCGGAATATCCGGATGGACGGCCTCGATCCGGTGGACGTGATCCTCCGCCGGGCAGAGGCCCTCTCCGGGCGGATGGGGATACCGGCTGCTGCTGTCTGGAAGATGATGCAGGAGGCGATCCCGGAGGTGATGGAAGGGGTGTGAGCGGACGGAAAGGATTCGGTGAAGGGATTCTTCAACTATAATTTTATATGTCTCCTCGCATAATGGGTGCGCAACGAATCCCCGAGACAAGGGATTCGGGGAGGTTGTATGAAGATCGTTGCATTCAACGGGAGCCCCCATGCAGAAGCAAGCAATACGCATATTATTGTTGATGCTTTTCTTGCCGGGGCTAGGGACGGGGGTGCGGAAACAGAGAATATCTTCCTTGCCCATCGAACGATTGAACATTGCCAGGGGTGTTTCTCCTGCTGGTGGAATACTCCTGGAAAATGTATCATCTCCGATGATATGGATGAGCTACTGGATACCTACCTCTCTGCTGACTTTGTGATTTATGCAACACCACTGCACATGGACAATGTCTCAGGGATTATGAAGGACTTCTTTGATCGTCTCCTACCAACCGGTGATCCCCATTTTGAAAGAGATCCAAACGGCGAGGTCCGGCATGTCATGGGAAAGAAGCGGGATCCAGGATTTATTATGATCGCAAACTCCGGGTATCCGGAACAAAGTCATTTCCAGGTCCTTCGATTGCTTACCCAGAGGATGGCACGGAATTTTTTGACAGAATGTGTGGGGGAGATATACCGGGGTGGCGGCTCCCTGTTGCAGGATGATGAGATGAAACCGCTCATTGATGAGTACCGGGCTCTGGTCAGGAAGGCGGGGTTTGAGTTTGTCAAGGATGGAAAAATATCGTCGGATACCAGTCTCCTCCTCGAACAGCCATTAATTCCTGCCCCTGATTATGTTGATATCTTCATCAGGAATGTAAATGCCTATGTGGACCAGATGATCGCGAAGAATCAGGGAGCCTGAATTGTATCATCATCGGAAAGGAACGAGACTGAGATAATGGGGATGGTACCCTCCTGTTTGTACAAAGGCATTCGCCCGGATCAATCATATGCGAATATGGTGTACCCCACAGGGCAGCATCCTCCATCAACTCTATTTTATGAAGATCATATCATACACTTCTGTCGGGAGTGAGCTTATCACCTGTTAAAATGCCGGAGGTTGTTCCGTTGTCAGTATGTCGGAATGGATTATCTTGATCCCCTCCCTGCTGATGCCAATCTCCTCTTTTCAATAACAACAACTTTTTCATGATCACCACAGAATTGTAGTATGGATCCCGCCCCCGGCATCTACGAACAGCTCATCTATGAGCATCTCTCATCAAAGCTCAACCGACTCGATAGAGAAGGGAACGTGATCCAAAGAGAGAAGATAGAAAAATACGACTCACAGGCGATCCTCTCCCAATATCTCCACAAAACGATCCTTCGCACCCTTCGGATTGCAGATGAGAAGCATATTCCACTCGATAAGCAGGTCGCCTTCTGTAACGAGATCATCGGGCTCCTCTCCTCACAGATGAAGGGTGCTGCCACCGAACTTTGTACGATCACATCAGATGCAGAACTCCTTTTAGCTATTCAACAGGGTGGACGAACCGGAGATCGGATGCTCACCCGGCCCAGGACATCAATCGCTCAGAGCAGTCTCTTTACGGGGTCTCCGAATGAACCAAGCCTGGCAAATGAGTTCAAGCAGGAGATCCGATCATCAGATAGAATTGATCTCCTGATATCATTCATCAAATGGAGTGGAATCAGGCTCATCATCGATGATCTCCGCGACTTTGTACAGCGAGGCAATACCCTGCGGATCATTACCACATCCTATACGGGTGCAACCGATCTCAAGGCAATCGAAGAGCTCGCAAAACTCCCAAATACAGAGATTCGCATATCGTATGATACCGATAGAACGAGGCTCCATGCGAAGACCTATGCCTTCCATAGAAAGACCGGGTTCTCTACTGCGTATATCGGATCGGCAAACATCTCCAATCCCGCCATGACGAGCGGCCTCGAATGGAACGTCAAGGTGACCGAACAGGACTCAGTGGATATCATTCGAAAGATTGAGACCACCTTTGAGTCATATTGGCATTCTCCAGAGTTCATCCTCTACCAGCATGAGGAGCGGGACCGGCTGAGGCGTGCTCTCTCAAAAGAAACCTCAAAAGAGGCGACCCTCTATCCTGTCTTTGACATTCGGCCATATTACTTTCAAAAAGAGATTCTTGAGCGGCTCCAGGCTGAACGGCAGCTTCATGGAAACTATCGCAACCTGATCGTTGCTGCAACAGGTACAGGCAAGACCGTCATCTCGGCATTTGATTATAAGAACCAGATTCCAGATGATAGACAGTACCCCCGACTCCTCTTTGTCGCTCACCGGGAAGAGATCCTCAGGCAGAGCCTTCAGGTCTTCAGAGGGATCCTCCGGGACCCCAACTTCGGTGATCTCATGGTGGGAGGGAACCGGCCTTCAGAGATCGATCACCTCTTCGTCTCTATCCAGAGTTTCAACAGTACCAATCTCCCGGAGATGACGACACCTGACTATTATGATATGATCATCGTTGATGAGTTTCATCATGCTGCTGCCCCTTCGTACCAAGGGTTGCTCTCCTACTATACTCCACAGATTCTTGTCGGCCTCACCGCAACCCCGGAACGGATGGATGGCCTTGAAATCTTCAGATATTTTGGGGGGAAGATCACTGCCGAGATCCGGTTGGCCGAGGCGATCAACCGGAAACTGCTTGCACCGTTCCATTACTTTGGCGTCACCGATGTCGTCGATCTCGATGGCGTCTCATGGAAGCAGGGGAGATACGATGCCAGGGAACTCTCAAAACTCTATACCGCGTCCAGCCAACGGGTCGATCATATTATCCAGTCAATCGATCGGTATACGACAGATATCCGGGATATCATCGGGCTTGGATTTTGTGTATCCATCGAGCATGCAGAATATATGGCTGCATCCTTCCAGAAAGCCGGTATCCCGGCAGCAGCACTCCATAGCCAGAGTCCGAGAGAAGAGAGGCATTCTGTCCAGAGACGACTGGTCACAGGGGAGATCACCTTCATCTTCATCGTCGATCTCTACAATGAGGGCGTGGATATCCCGGAGGTCAACACCATCCTCTTCCTCCGACCGACCGAGAGCCTCACCGTCTTCCTCCAGCAGCTCGGTCGTGGGCTCCGCCTGATGGAAGGAAAGGAATGCCTGACGGTCCTTGACTTTGTTGGGCGGCATAATACCCGGTATCGGTTTGGAGAGAAGCTTCTTGCCCTCCTTTCACCAGGCGGCATGAACCTGCAGGCTCAGGTTCAGAGCAGTGCCTATCAGCTTCCAAAGGGATGCCACCTTCATCTCGAGAAGGTTGCTCAGGAGAGAATATTAGAGAACATCAAGGCGAATCTCCTGAATAAGCGGTACCTCATCGACCGGATCAAAGGATTTGAGATGGAGACGGGTAAGCCCCTCTCCTTTAGGCGGTTTCTGGAAGAGCATACACTCACACCAGATGATATCTATGCGAAAGGAACCTTTACACGCCTTGCCTCAGAAGCAGGTGTCTATCCAGAGAAGTACCTGAATGAGACTCTCTTCTCAAAGGTGGCTGCACGACGGCTCTCAACCATTGATTCTCCACTTGTTATTGACTGTATTCGATCATTTTTGCAGGATCCGGTTGCCTTCACAGATCGCCCCCTTACACCAATTGACGAGAAGATTATTGCCCTCTTCTACTACTCCCTCTATGATAGACAGATTACCGATCCCACTCTCTCATTACAGGAGATCTTCTCTGATATCCTCGACCATCGGGAGATCGCTGATGAGATTGATGATCTCCTGGGCTATACCTATGATCATATCGAGTTTCTTCCTGAACCGATTGCCAAAGAGTTTGAGAGCCCGCTTGAACTCCATTGCACTTACACCCGCGATCAGGCCTTTGCAGCTCTCGGCCACCATACCCTGACAGAACGGGCTGCTGCCGGGATGCGTGAAGGTGTTGTCTATCTTCGAGACCAGAAGATTGACATCTTCTTCATCACCCTGCAGAAGACCGAGGAGCTCTACTCGCCGACGACGATGTACAACGACTACGCGGTGACCGACACCCTCTTCCACTGGCAGTCCCAGAACGCTACCTCCGAAACATCCCCAGTCGGCCGCCGGTACATCGAGCATGAAGAGCATGGGACAAATGTACTCTTCTTCGTCCGGGAATTTTCGAAGAACGGCGGTATCACCCAGCCGTTCATCTTCCTTGGGACTGCCCGGTACATCTCCCATGAGGGGAGCAGGCCGATGAGCATCCTATGGGAGCTTGATCGCCCGATGCCACCGGGGCTGTTTCAGAAGGCGAATAAGGTGATGGTGGAGTAGGAAGCTGAAAAGAGACGTATTGGAACAGAAGCTGGTTTGCGCCATACCCTCTGAAGATACCAAACTCCCTCCCCAGAGAGGCTCTCTCTTGTTCTCAGTCGGTTATTAATAGATCCTATGAGAAGAGTAGCGTATCCGCGGGGTCGGTCTCTCCGGGATGAAAGGATGAACCGACCCCAGGGAAGAGATAATAAAGAGAGGGTGATACAGGATGGCAATGACAGTAAACTGGGGTGCAATGGGTATCGGAGCGGTACTAGCATTTCTGGTCGGGTGGTATATCTTCGGCCTGCTTGGGGCAGTTATTTTAGCTATCATTGTGATGATTCTGCTGGGACTCATCAAATTTTAAGAGGGTGGATGGATCTGCCGATCAGAAATGTATCGGACCCGCCCACTCCCACAATAGTCTTTTAAAGATA is a window from the Methanocalculus alkaliphilus genome containing:
- a CDS encoding DUF3427 domain-containing protein, giving the protein MDPAPGIYEQLIYEHLSSKLNRLDREGNVIQREKIEKYDSQAILSQYLHKTILRTLRIADEKHIPLDKQVAFCNEIIGLLSSQMKGAATELCTITSDAELLLAIQQGGRTGDRMLTRPRTSIAQSSLFTGSPNEPSLANEFKQEIRSSDRIDLLISFIKWSGIRLIIDDLRDFVQRGNTLRIITTSYTGATDLKAIEELAKLPNTEIRISYDTDRTRLHAKTYAFHRKTGFSTAYIGSANISNPAMTSGLEWNVKVTEQDSVDIIRKIETTFESYWHSPEFILYQHEERDRLRRALSKETSKEATLYPVFDIRPYYFQKEILERLQAERQLHGNYRNLIVAATGTGKTVISAFDYKNQIPDDRQYPRLLFVAHREEILRQSLQVFRGILRDPNFGDLMVGGNRPSEIDHLFVSIQSFNSTNLPEMTTPDYYDMIIVDEFHHAAAPSYQGLLSYYTPQILVGLTATPERMDGLEIFRYFGGKITAEIRLAEAINRKLLAPFHYFGVTDVVDLDGVSWKQGRYDARELSKLYTASSQRVDHIIQSIDRYTTDIRDIIGLGFCVSIEHAEYMAASFQKAGIPAAALHSQSPREERHSVQRRLVTGEITFIFIVDLYNEGVDIPEVNTILFLRPTESLTVFLQQLGRGLRLMEGKECLTVLDFVGRHNTRYRFGEKLLALLSPGGMNLQAQVQSSAYQLPKGCHLHLEKVAQERILENIKANLLNKRYLIDRIKGFEMETGKPLSFRRFLEEHTLTPDDIYAKGTFTRLASEAGVYPEKYLNETLFSKVAARRLSTIDSPLVIDCIRSFLQDPVAFTDRPLTPIDEKIIALFYYSLYDRQITDPTLSLQEIFSDILDHREIADEIDDLLGYTYDHIEFLPEPIAKEFESPLELHCTYTRDQAFAALGHHTLTERAAAGMREGVVYLRDQKIDIFFITLQKTEELYSPTTMYNDYAVTDTLFHWQSQNATSETSPVGRRYIEHEEHGTNVLFFVREFSKNGGITQPFIFLGTARYISHEGSRPMSILWELDRPMPPGLFQKANKVMVE
- a CDS encoding flavodoxin family protein — its product is MKIVAFNGSPHAEASNTHIIVDAFLAGARDGGAETENIFLAHRTIEHCQGCFSCWWNTPGKCIISDDMDELLDTYLSADFVIYATPLHMDNVSGIMKDFFDRLLPTGDPHFERDPNGEVRHVMGKKRDPGFIMIANSGYPEQSHFQVLRLLTQRMARNFLTECVGEIYRGGGSLLQDDEMKPLIDEYRALVRKAGFEFVKDGKISSDTSLLLEQPLIPAPDYVDIFIRNVNAYVDQMIAKNQGA